A stretch of DNA from Scleropages formosus chromosome 13, fSclFor1.1, whole genome shotgun sequence:
TAgccaaaaatatgtaaataattagtACTGTAACAGAAATTGTTACAAGCTTGTGCTAAAACTGGGACACAGTGGTATAGCAGGTAAAGCTGGTGGCTCTCAATCTCCTGAACTGTTCAGCAGGTATGGGGTTTGAAGTCTGCTCAAGGTTcacagagtttgcatgttgctcCTCCTGTTCACACTCCCCAGACACAGGTGGAAAAAAAGGCAGTGGAAAACCAAAGGAGTAGTTGCTATGAGTTGGGATCAACTCAATAGCAGGACCATGATCATTGTGTTAAGATATTTGATTCACAGTTGATAACAAGTCTTATGCTTTGAGCGGCTGTCAATGATCACTTATAGCTATTGAAAATGGTGGCATGATACTTGACATTTTTAACAGTGAATTTCTGTTAAGATTTTAGAGCCATCTATCTATCAATTATCAAAAATTGCCTGtctagggtcacagtggtcagatcctatcccagaagtatcaggtgtgaggcagggtacaccctgaatggaacACCAGTAAATCACAGGGCAAGAACACATGCTCATTTACACTATTTCAAAGAAATCaatggactgtggaaggaaattaGAGGGACCAGAGAAAACCACCCActaacacagaaaaaaacatgcaaactcagactgagctggattcaaacccatatggGTACCCACaactcagcagctgtgaggtACTAGTGCTACTGCTTGTGCCACTCTGCCACTATGAAGTTTAAAGCACTACACTTTATTCAGACAGATATGTAGGTACTGAAACTGTTCATAACGGGTACATAAAGTACCTTTATGTACAAGAAAAAAGTGTACAGGACTTACTGAAACATGGGCCACGGATGTCCCTTGCTGGGTGTTTTCACTGAGCGCAACTTATagaaacaaattttttaaaaaaactgtaaatctgTATTTGATGagtagtataaatacacatataGTAGTGAAATAGATATAGCACAACAAATGTAAGACAGTTGCATACCATAGACTTTCCAAATAAAGGGAGAAGTACAGTCTTTAGCTGTTAGTGTCAAAACCATGTGGAAGAgatataaaaaagtaaaaattaccaaagaCTCCATCAGATTTTATGAAAGTTGGAGCATTGTCATTGATGTCATCAATATTGATTGTCACATAACCTGAAAAAAATGAGTTACTTTAATATTGACAATGGAATAAAAGCACTTAAGAAAATGGCAAtagttttaaaacacacaaatagcaTTTGAAAACATGGTTTATAATAACTCAAGTGAATATCATATccgtgtattattattacacctCTTTCCTACCTACAGAACATGTGCTTTCTTTGTCATGAAGGAGGCAAACGCTTGTTACCTGCGACACTGTGATTCTCTCCTTTCTCAGTAAAGACATCCACCACGTGTACTTCCAGTTTAACCTGGTCACATGTTTCGTAATCAATTACGAAATCCTCATTAACTATTATGGCTCCTGTGGACTCCAGTGTGAACCATTCTTCATCACAGGGACCCACAGTGCCGTTGCAATGGCACTGCATGGAGAGTAACTCGTAGATGAGAGAGCTGTTGGTGTCGGGGTCCTGTGCTTCAATCTTGCCCACCTCCCCTAGGCCTGTAGTGTTCTCAGGCACATGCAGTGTCAAATCTTTGGGAAGAACTGGCCGCTCGTCATTTACATCCAGTACAATCACTTTCACATCAGCTAGGTCTGTGCTCACCATATCAGTGGCCTCAATTTTGAGATTATATGACCTTCTTCCTTGCTCGTAATCTAGTTCAACATCACGGTCCACAGATATATTGCCAATGTAGCCACTGCCATCTTCTGCTGCTGAGGTGATGACAAGAAAATTTCCAAAGCTGCCATCCGTAATGCGGAAAGAGATACGATTGTTCGTCATAGTTTGGTCCGCATCATCTGCAAATACTGAGCCTACAAACGCTCCTGGGGAAGAGCAGAAAAAAGGTTGCATGAGACTTAGTGCCTCTGTAAATGAggatatgtttacatttattaatttaactgatacttttcttcaaactaACTTCCCAAAGCTGCCAACCATAATGAGGAAAGAGATACAATTGCGTACTATAATTTGATCTGCATCACCTGCAAACACTGAGCCCACAAAGAAGAGAAGCAAGACAATTAAAGGAATACCACGGTATGTGTGgtcttttgtttatttcagccTTTTGGTACATTACAGAGGgaaaaataatttatccattGAAAGTAAACACTTATCCAAAGTGGGTAACATCAACCTTCAACCAGGATTTTAACCTTAAACACAGGACAGTAAGCAACGTCCTCCTTTAACACTATTCCATCACACAGCCTTCTGTGGCTGTTTAGTTCACACTGGCAATAATACAGATTTCCCTTATAtaacaaatgtttctttttacaaGAATGGAATTTGTAccagaaaactcatttcacaAGCTGTCAGCTCTCACGAGATACAGACATTTCAATTCAATAAATGTACTTTGGTGACATCTCACCAGGTAAGACTTCCGTCAGCTGGAAGCGACAGTGAGTGATCATAGCAATTAGAAGAATTGCtcatttccattattattattattattattattattattattattacagttctTTTGATTTCACATCTTTTCAGATGGTATTAAGAATCTTTTAATGTAATTCCAGAGCAGATGGAATTCCCTAATTTATGATGTTGTCATAGACCGATAAATGTaccaaaatgaatgttttaaacCTTAAACCAAAATGTATGTTTGACACGTACGCATACACAAACTGGGACAGGCACAAACAGCAGATATTTGTCACAACCCATAATCCTCCTCTACATTTGATGGGACATGAAATGTCAATGCTGCGACCACAATACAGCTGTACTTTAACTTAAGGCCTTTAACAactaaaacatttctgtttcagGAAAGCATGGTTCATTTTTCCATCATTGCTAGTAAAGAGTTGTTTTTATGAGATTTCACTTTATGAGCACACCTTAGGGAAAAGATTACACTTCAGTGACACAATCAACAATACAAAAATCTTACTCACCCATCTCACTTTCCTTGACAGTGAAGACATAAGATTTATTTCCAAACTGGGGTGCATTGTCATTGATATcctgaaagacattttaaaaaatacctaAGTGTTGAAATCTAACTATCCCTACTTTTCTGACTGAGGACAATTTCTCAATTTCGATTCAGTGGTAATAAGTACAGGCCCCCTTCTGTAAAGGTTGACCAGACAGAATCCAAAGCATCTTCAGAGAAAGACGAAAAGCTGAATAGCTCAACATGCTTTTCAATCATTTATCTACAGCACACTGGTCCATACTGCAAAATTTTCCCTTATCTCTTATGGCAAATACCTCTGCTACTATCAAAGACAAGAAGTGCTGCctagaaacagtaaaaaagtaATCCTTTAATGTAaagatctgaaaaaaaaaacagacaattgAATTGCTCTGAGGTGTTTTTAAACCAGCATCGGTGGCAGTTCATTGTGAAATAGGAGTTTGGTTACTCATAAAAAAGcttaattctgaaaaaaaacatatacagatgctcctcgactaatgatggggttatgttccaataaacccatcataagtggaaatatcgtaagtggaaaaacagtacagtactgcatctaccaaacatcatagcctagcgtatcttaaacatgctcagaacacttatcatagcctacagctgggcaaatttagcagagagagacacacacatgggcatttagtagacatgatgggatgcaaaaacacaaaataaaaaaatgctttcaacacagtatcagTTGCTTACACTCATTCACGTACAGAGACTGCAagtgtggttgagtggatgctgccatcaaagcgctctgtgtcactgcgtgagaagagcgctctataaaaatatattgaattgaactgaattgaatatgTATGGGAAAAACTAGACAGgacagtgaaagcaaagcatcaCATGTCAGTCAAGTGTCCTTCATGTCTGGGGACTCCTGCAGAAGAACTAGGAACACGTGTGCTCATTTCTTTGATGCAATTTGTTAATCAAAAGccttatgaaaaacaaaaattgacatttggtttattttaatgcCTTTAACTAATATCTAATGGAAAATTGCTGGAATATACAAAGTGAGGAAATTCCCCAgcactgtttctgtttttatcagGGATTTTAATCACAGTCACGTGAAATATGATCTGCCTGAATATTACTAGTTCATCAATTGCTCGAGGGCATTCCTGCATTTTCCCCATGCATCCCTCAGCAAACCGGCTCACACCATGCTCATGCTTGTACCCACTCAGAAAAGGAAACTGGAAGAGTCTAAGCCTACCAAGACCATCAGCCGGTGGTGGACACCTGAGGACACCTGAGGCCATTGAGAAGCTGAAGGACTGCTTAGGCTCCACAGAGTGGGAGGCCATGGAAGGCTGATGTCACAGTATAGGTGAATGTACTGATATATCTCCTATGAGACACTGTCTCCCTTGCACCAGTCCCCTTCACTCCCTGTTCTTTTTCCCACCTCAGTGTCACTGCCCCTTCTCCATCCGTGTACAGTTCACGTACTCCAGTTTTTCTCCTTCAGTCCCACAACTTTTTACTACCCTGTTCTCTCTTTTCATTGTTGACTTTAGTGAAGTTATTCTGTTGGCaataacaatatattatatataatgctGATGCTTGATGTAAGGCTTACCTCTACAGTAATTATGACCATCACATCTGTGGATTTCTGTTCTACCCCCATATCTGTAGCCGTCACATTTAGCCGGATTTCCCCATTCAGTGAGATGTTAATGGCCTCTCTGTCTAGTGGTCCTTTATTCTGTAATAAGCCAGTGTCTTTATCAATGGTGAAGTTGTCACTGAACTCTGTGTCAATAATATTGTATTGGATCCTGCTGTTATCAGTTCCCTCTTCATCCCTGTCAGTAGCCTGCAGAAGTAACACATCAGAATTATTTATCAGCAAGATTTCATATCCAGTAATGATAAACATTGAACATAACTGCTTAAGTTTTTATGAGCTGAAtcatttctgttgtgtttctaCAGAAAGGACATGGCCAACTAACCTGGATTGTAACTGATACTTTCCCTTTTGGTCCTTCTGACGTATATTCATCATATGTCTTTCTGGGTATGTATGGTGTCATATCATTTATATCTAGGAGTGTGATCACCAAGATGGTTCTTCCCAATTTGTTGTCGCTGTCTGTTGCGTCTAAAGTTGCCGTAATAGAGGGAATGACCTCCCGATCCAGCAGCGTGTCGTTCACCACATGAATGCTGCCATTCTTTGGATGAACATCAATGTACTTGTGgctgaaaaaatgaaacagagaGTGTATTGGATTTAACCCTGTCATACATTTCTGTGGTGCCACTTTGAAATGTCTCGTTCTAAAAAAGACTGGTGTTAAGCTTCTTCTGTATGTATTGGTATAATGGTTATTACCGATTCATAACATGTAAGCTGAAAGTAGTGACACAAAGCAGAGTGTCATTGCACTCATATAACAGGTTTGTGCTCTGTTACACCAGGCAGATATTTCCTCAGCTTTGCCTTGAAGCTTTCTCTTTATGAATCCAGTGCCTTAGCTACTTACATGTTCTGTGGTAAAAGCCTGTATGTAATGTTGTCCACATCTGCAGTGTCTGGATCTGTTGCCtggaagacaaaataaaaagtttttggATGGAATGGAATGAGAAGTGAAATTAAAGTGATTGAACGAGATGTGAAATTCCCAACACAGCTTTTAACCTCTTGCAGAATAGTTCCAAAATGTGCCCTTTACAATAACTTTTTCTAGCAGAAGaaggcaaaataaaagtgaacatACTGTGATAGTTGCTATAATGTATCCATTTGAGCTGTGTTCTTCAACCTCTAAATTGTTTATCTCATGCTGGAATGCGGGGCTGTTGTCATTGATATCGTTGATCTCGATGGTGACAGTGGCCGTGGAGTGCCAATATGTGTTGGAACTGTCGGTGGCAACAATCTGAAGAAGAAGCATATTTCTTCATCGTTCAATGCTTCAAGAACATTTGAATGCTTCATGAATTCAAATCGATTGTTTATTCTTTACGTAGCGTGTGTGTCATTAATGCACATTTCATTCAATGtcatatttatttgtctttctacaaagcagcttaGAGCGTTAACTTCTTTAGACTGATATATCTATTTATACgtcagggtcatttttattacaacagtaaagattcaaacctgcgacttttcAAGTCTGAAGgtagcaactgtaaccactacaccaaaTGCTGCCTCAACAATGAGATACAAAATCTTACATATTGATTGTAAGCAATACAGTCTTCAGCAGCACACATTTACTGCTTTGGGGATCATTCACTTGTAGtcattttaactgtaatttaaaacaTAACATAAAGCATCTTTATAGAAAGCTCTTTTCAATCCTTAGCTGTATGATTACtgttcagaaaatatttcatgGTCTTTACCTTCACTATCATAGTTTTATTTGCTTCATAGTCAACATCTTTTGAGTTTCTGACTTGAATTTCCACTTGAGAATTGGATGTAACAGATTGTGGAAACACTGTAAAGGCATCTTTGTCTGGTCCAGCCAGCTTTAAGGTGAACCTGGAATTTGATCCCTGAATAAGAACagacattatttaaattatcaCCTCAAAATTCTAGTAGAAGTTTTCTTTCAGTCATAACTAAAAAGGTTGACTTTTTACATGGTCCTGAATTAAAGGTACTATTGATCACACCAGTTTCAATATAAATAAAGCTTTCAATACAATATAAAGCTTTTTTATGTTCATCTACATGCAGTCTTTTCCATAAATAAGGGGAAGAAAACTGACCTCATCACTGTCTTCAGCCAGAATGTTGAGTCCGTTCACAGGCTCGCCCGGGGGAGAGTGTTCATCGATGTAGCCAATAAAGACGGTTGTTGGAACACAAGGTTGAGCCGTACAGTCGTAAAATTCAGGCTTGTTGTCATTAATATCTCCTATCGTGATCTCCACGTTGGTCAGTGTATTGGCAAATACTCCATGAACATTTATTGTGGTTTCCTGGGCCTGGAACACACAAGTTCATTTGCGGCACAAGAGCATTATGAGATGGAAACTTCCTTCATACataacaaagcaaaacatttgGTGAAATTCATGAAAGATCAGTTTTAGCTAACTTTGGATTGGCCAGACGTATATCACTTACCATCACTCTGAGAGTAACAACAGCATTAATATCCAAAAATTCTTCTctatcaaatatttttttgacaAATATGTCTCCAGTATTTTCATCTATCATGAACAGGTCAGGTACATTTGTAtctgaaaaaaaccaaaaaattgACTCCTTTAAATGGTGTCATTTTCATAATTGCTATTACTaggcaaattgtatttttctttttgtgacaGAAACCTAGCACTAAAAATAACACAGTAACATAGAAACCCAGAGCTAAAGATGAATGAAGCATTGATCATTGGCCACAGCCAAATTAGCTCAGAGGTGCCAGTCTTACTGATTAGACTGGTCTAAGTCTATTGATTAGAGGGGTCATCATTTCCAGTTTGAACTGGTTGACAGTTTACAATCACAGTATCACTTCTCACACTAAGAACCTTATTCTGAATGTAATTTtgctaaaaaaatcatttctatGGTGACTTGTTAgtgttataaatatatatttttcagatttaattacagctcaatcacacacacacacacacattttctgaacctcttgtcccatagggggtcgcggggaaccggggCCTGCCCGGCAATACAGCTCAATCagttattgaaatattaatgattcTGTATGAGTTTCAGATGGCATGCAGTGCACAGCATCAGAGCATTATGCCACACTGTGTTCTTTCTTGCTTGTAGGGACTGTATTCTTCCCCATGAAGGGTTTGAAAAAGACTTGCaaaattacagtgattatttGTAAACGTGCAACAACACTGAGATGTTCACTGTGCAAAAATTAGACACATAAGTAACTCAAGAAACAGGGTAAGGGGACAAGGAGTTGTGTAGTGGCTAAAACTCAATAGCACTACAACAGAAGGTGAcattcaaatctgggtccttcaagGGAAAGGGGCAGGTTTAACTCCTACAGCATCTGTTCTCCCATACAATGTATATGCTTTGCATTCAAATGCATATCACTCTCCTCTCACCTTGAATGCTGTAGACAATTTTGGCATTAACCCATGTGTCAGGATCTATAGCTTGCACTTGAAACACACTGGTGccctaaaataaaatttaaaaaactacagTTAAATTATCATTGCTTCAGAAAAActatatattgcatttattagCCATAAATGGACAGCAGACACTTACCACAGGTGTATGTTCATTGACAGTGACTGAATAGGGAAGGTTTATGAACTGTGGGTCAAGGTCCGGAACATCGATGACGGTGATTGAGCCAAATGCCACGTTGGATTGAACAACATATTCTCCATTAAGCATGCCACCTTTGTCcttcaaagagaaaaatataaataaaaaaaagggaacTGAAGCTACTGAGTGAAATATAATTGTTTCTCAACATCAAGTGTTTAAATGGGACATGGCcacttttttgccattttctttcTTACCGATGCATTGAACTTTATCTGATAGAAGCTGCTTTTACTTGTAGAATTTAATTGTCCTTCTAGTTTAACTTGACCGGTTGTTTCAGAAACGGAAAACAGGTCAAAGCCACTACTTGGTACAACCTGtacaaataaaggaaaacatcGGAATGCACTCTTTCGACAAAACTTGTTTGGGTTAGAGACTGCAACCTAGAGCACTTCAGTTTCTACTTACGCTGTCAATTTTGTAAACAGTGGTCTTTGCTAATCCAATGTCTGCATCAGTGGCTGACACCTGAAAGAGGAGAGTGTTCACTGAGGTGTTctgtgaaaaaagagaaaaagtatCATTCACCAAACAATACTGCTGGCTGTACAGTCGAGGTAGTGATCAGGGCCCTGATATACTGTGACAagttctttcattttaatagcCCCCAAGAGCAAAtgtatcctggaagcacttGATTTTCATCTTTGTGAAACTATTATACACTAAGGGAGCAGCTGATAAAGAGACCCCAAAGGATGTACACTGAGCCCCAGTAGCAGAACTGTAAAACTGTTCTGGGCCAAATTTAGAAAATTGTTAACCATTTAAAACTGCAGTGCAAAATGCTTCTGATATTTCATGTTCAATTATATCTGACTGCTGCATGCAAATACTGTTTGTAGTAATTTCATTTACCTCTGGAACAACCACAGAATATGAAGGGGGATTAAACACAGGGTGATTATCATTGGCATCTTCCAAAATTATGGTAACAGTTTTTGAGGTctgttcaaaagcaaaaaaaaggaaataaaggaaataaattatCTTAGCTCCGTCACATAGTTTATCTGTTGatgtgcaaatgtttatataccataaaatgtgtgtttttacaatGATAAAGATTTTGCACTTACCCTAGAAATGCCATCAGAAACTTCTATTGTTACAGGAAATGTATCTGTTTTCTGTGggattataaaaaatatttataaaactgTCCCCCATTAtgaattttatgaaattattgtTACACTatcaatattaaaaattaagctGCAGTTTTAAAGACATTTCTGCAGAcccatttcatttgcattgtttaaacATGTTTGTCATACAATGAAAATGGCCTAATTCAGttctttaattcatttaaaaaaacattttaaaagaatgaatttATAATTTTGTCTTCCATTTTGTGCTAAAGTCCAAATGAAGTAGGCTTAAACTGAATAACCAGACTATATCACTGACTTTCCCACACAAAATAACCACACTGTATCACTAACCTACCTAAAATAAATCACTAAAGCAAGCTAAAAAGGACTCCcagaaaatgcatttgaaagaTTAAACTTCAAGAAAGTAAATGTACTAAATGTACAGATTACTGTCCCCCCAGTCattgatttgtgtgtttttattactgTCTGCCCATACATTTTCTCTGCATCACAAGTGATGGCTTTTTTGGTCATAAAACTTCGTATTGATGTGTGGCATATCCATGCCCAACACACTATACAGCCATTATTTCCACGGGTAACTTGCTAGTACTGAGAAAATCTAAACAGAACCAAATTTAATCTGACCATAAATCATCAttgtctgaaaatattaaagGACTAGTTCCATATACAGTTCCATATGTGTCCTATAATCTCAGGTGTGGATTTTATGCCTCTAGCTCTGATTCACAGATCAGCTTGTGCTCTGTTTTTGACATGAGAGCAGATGTACAGGACATCATCAGAGGCACTGTGCTTTCACCACGCAACACAGCAGTAAATACCATCTGGCATCTACATGTTGCACAACCCGGAACCACAAACAGTGGCCTGTGAAGTGGAGCTACTACACATTTTTACCAGGCTTACAttattacgtttattcattctaCTCAGAGCTTAACAGAGCTTACCTCTCTGTCCATTTCAGACCGTACAGTTACATTTCCGGTGTTTTCATCTACGTTGAAGTAATAAGCGTTTTGGCCTGTGATGAAGTAAGTTAATTCATCGCCTTCAGGATCTGATGCTATAATGGCAAACGCATATTCATCtacaggaaaaaagtgaaaatatgtgttcattaatatttacaacACAGTATCAAAGCACACAAGTattggaaattaaaaataaaatcagaaacacTGACTTTCAAATTAAATAGCAATACAAGATATTTGCTGCCACTGAGCTGAATGTATGAAAACACTCACTATTtattgaaaaactgttttttcaatctacagcacaaaaaaattcaTGGAAGTATTGAGAAATTATTTCCTCATTGTTTGTAACATTGTTAATatcagacattttatttttaaaaaaacataccaATCTGAAGGTCTTCCATTACTCTAACAGTTGTCATTAATATGTTTGGT
This window harbors:
- the cdhr2 gene encoding cadherin-related family member 2, encoding MEDLQIDEYAFAIIASDPEGDELTYFITGQNAYYFNVDENTGNVTVRSEMDRETSKTVTIILEDANDNHPVFNPPSYSVVVPENTSVNTLLFQVSATDADIGLAKTTVYKIDSVVPSSGFDLFSVSETTGQVKLEGQLNSTSKSSFYQIKFNASDKGGMLNGEYVVQSNVAFGSITVIDVPDLDPQFINLPYSVTVNEHTPVGTSVFQVQAIDPDTWVNAKIVYSIQDTNVPDLFMIDENTGDIFVKKIFDREEFLDINAVVTLRVMAQETTINVHGVFANTLTNVEITIGDINDNKPEFYDCTAQPCVPTTVFIGYIDEHSPPGEPVNGLNILAEDSDEGSNSRFTLKLAGPDKDAFTVFPQSVTSNSQVEIQVRNSKDVDYEANKTMIVKIVATDSSNTYWHSTATVTIEINDINDNSPAFQHEINNLEVEEHSSNGYIIATITATDPDTADVDNITYRLLPQNIHKYIDVHPKNGSIHVVNDTLLDREVIPSITATLDATDSDNKLGRTILVITLLDINDMTPYIPRKTYDEYTSEGPKGKVSVTIQATDRDEEGTDNSRIQYNIIDTEFSDNFTIDKDTGLLQNKGPLDREAINISLNGEIRLNVTATDMGVEQKSTDVMVIITVEDINDNAPQFGNKSYVFTVKESEMGAFVGSVFADDADQTMTNNRISFRITDGSFGNFLVITSAAEDGSGYIGNISVDRDVELDYEQGRRSYNLKIEATDMVSTDLADVKVIVLDVNDERPVLPKDLTLHVPENTTGLGEVGKIEAQDPDTNSSLIYELLSMQCHCNGTVGPCDEEWFTLESTGAIIVNEDFVIDYETCDQVKLEVHVVDVFTEKGENHSVAGYVTINIDDINDNAPTFIKSDGVFVALSENTQQGTSVAHVSATDRDSGNNKLIKFEVLSVQFIDTNNDQMQTDKLFSVETTAVQDIYRGDIRCLGSLDVSLRGKYLVTVEAKDTGNLATATHIEIYTIDKSYRVGLRFENSVEYVSSNLAEIIRALSGATGAIVHILEVVAESTKQRATEITLLEAYFIYPNGSALDSNSVERMLQGDLYFGGILGKHGLTYIELGGTEKKDVDPVFLILLSLVAGLVIVLMIMITSLVCTQRSYKRKLKAAKAMSTAAMRTENQTSGVVVPGTNKYTMEGANPVLNMNIDASTDLGFDEEASSDDKMSLNSLDYNMDTNIMDKDDMQMMVIQEEDEDDDYIEPLSAALAQRGKNKMEPMRGTPAPVLNW